The following proteins are encoded in a genomic region of Candidatus Rokuibacteriota bacterium:
- the gap gene encoding type I glyceraldehyde-3-phosphate dehydrogenase: MGVRVGVNGFGRIGRVFFRAALQAPELEVVAVNDLADAKTLAHLLKYDSVHGILAAEVTHKGEAIFVNGREVRVCSAKDPATLPWGEMGVDIVVESTGVFRDKATTTKHLQAGAKKVVITAPAKDPDITVVLGVNEQKYDPVKHELVSNASCTTNCLATVAKVLLDNFGIKRGFASTVHSYTNDQPIHDFPHKDLRRARAGALSMIPTTTGAATAVGLVLPELKGKLDGIAIRVPTANVSVLDLTADLEKPTTAAAVNDAFRAAATGALRGILDVTDEQLVSVDFNGNPHSSIVDLQSTAVIDGTMVKVLAWYDNEWGYSNRVKDLIRYMSKSL; the protein is encoded by the coding sequence ATGGGTGTGCGGGTCGGGGTCAACGGGTTCGGGCGCATCGGCCGGGTGTTCTTTCGTGCGGCGCTCCAGGCGCCGGAGCTCGAGGTGGTGGCGGTCAATGACCTGGCGGACGCCAAGACGCTCGCCCACCTTCTGAAGTACGACTCGGTCCACGGCATCCTCGCCGCCGAGGTGACGCACAAGGGCGAGGCGATCTTCGTCAACGGGCGCGAGGTGCGCGTCTGCTCCGCGAAGGATCCGGCGACCCTGCCATGGGGCGAGATGGGCGTGGACATCGTTGTCGAATCCACGGGTGTCTTCCGCGACAAAGCCACGACGACCAAGCACCTGCAGGCGGGTGCCAAGAAGGTGGTCATCACGGCGCCGGCCAAGGATCCCGACATCACCGTCGTGCTGGGCGTCAACGAGCAGAAGTACGACCCGGTCAAGCACGAGCTGGTCTCCAACGCCTCGTGCACCACCAACTGCCTCGCCACCGTCGCCAAGGTCCTGCTCGACAACTTCGGCATCAAGCGCGGCTTCGCCTCCACCGTGCACTCCTACACCAACGACCAGCCCATCCACGACTTCCCGCACAAGGATCTGCGCCGCGCGCGCGCGGGCGCCCTCAGCATGATCCCGACGACGACGGGCGCCGCGACCGCCGTGGGACTCGTGTTGCCCGAGCTCAAGGGCAAGCTCGACGGGATTGCGATCCGCGTGCCGACCGCCAATGTCTCGGTGCTGGATCTGACCGCTGATCTCGAGAAGCCGACGACGGCGGCGGCGGTCAATGATGCCTTCCGCGCCGCCGCGACGGGCGCGCTGCGCGGGATCCTTGACGTCACGGACGAGCAGCTCGTCTCGGTGGACTTCAACGGCAACCCCCACTCGTCCATCGTGGACCTGCAGTCCACCGCGGTGATCGACGGCACCATGGTCAAGGTCCTCGCCTGGTACGACAACGAGTGGGGCTACTCGAACCGCGTCAAGGACCTCATCCGGTACATGTCGAAGTCACTGTAG
- a CDS encoding ComF family protein: MPRLEHVAPVAAGEAHGWRPWVTAALDLVFPPLCPVCDGMLGAGRRDPLCGACWEGFERIAPPWCRCCGAPLGIEGLCGACRSRRPRFAYARAALLYGDLAREAIHAFKFGGRRGLANPLGDLLAGLGLSALPGAAPDAFVPVPLHPRRARERGYDQALLLARRLECAWGVPVVVDALLRAVPTQPQTDLDAAARRRNVRDAFAVRRPELIAGRHVVLVDDVLTTGATAGECARSLYRAGAVAVGVLTVARAL; this comes from the coding sequence ATGCCGCGGCTGGAACACGTCGCGCCCGTAGCGGCGGGCGAGGCTCACGGCTGGCGGCCGTGGGTCACCGCCGCCCTCGACCTCGTCTTCCCTCCGCTCTGCCCGGTCTGCGACGGGATGCTCGGTGCCGGCCGGCGCGACCCGCTCTGCGGCGCCTGCTGGGAAGGCTTCGAGCGGATCGCGCCGCCCTGGTGCCGGTGCTGCGGCGCCCCGCTCGGTATCGAGGGGCTCTGCGGTGCCTGCCGGAGCCGCCGGCCGCGATTCGCGTACGCGCGCGCGGCCTTGCTCTACGGCGACCTCGCGCGCGAGGCGATCCACGCCTTCAAGTTCGGCGGACGGCGCGGGCTGGCGAATCCGCTGGGCGACCTTCTCGCCGGGCTGGGTCTCTCCGCGCTGCCGGGCGCTGCACCCGACGCCTTCGTGCCGGTCCCGCTCCACCCCCGCCGCGCGCGCGAGCGGGGCTACGACCAGGCGCTGCTCCTGGCCCGGCGCCTCGAGTGCGCCTGGGGCGTGCCGGTGGTGGTCGACGCCCTCCTGCGGGCCGTGCCGACCCAGCCCCAGACCGATCTCGACGCCGCGGCGCGAAGGCGGAATGTCCGCGACGCCTTCGCCGTGCGCCGGCCCGAGCTGATCGCCGGTCGCCACGTCGTGCTCGTGGACGACGTGCTCACCACCGGCGCCACGGCGGGGGAGTGCGCCCGCAGCCTCTACCGGGCAGGGGCGGTCGCCGTCGGCGTCCTGACCGTCGCCCGGGCCCTCTAG